One Nitrospirota bacterium genomic window carries:
- a CDS encoding porin has translation MLKDIVGRISISPVNGLSLGLSGYTGRGEGETEQIAVKETAYGVDAEYVLNFGIHLRGEYLAARWKNWDVATASASSGKTQQPRGWYLQTSCQLPPMPDLEVLARYEDYEKDSNTDDSHLKTTTLGMTYYLKGKNRITANYLIRDAGESPIVTAQETDATSSRIGNLFLVQAITVF, from the coding sequence ATGTTGAAGGATATCGTGGGAAGGATAAGCATTTCCCCGGTAAATGGATTGAGTCTCGGTTTATCGGGCTATACCGGCAGAGGGGAAGGTGAGACTGAGCAGATAGCGGTAAAGGAGACTGCATATGGTGTGGATGCGGAGTATGTGCTGAATTTCGGGATTCACTTGAGAGGGGAATACCTGGCGGCAAGGTGGAAAAACTGGGATGTGGCAACCGCCAGTGCCTCATCTGGAAAAACGCAGCAACCCCGTGGATGGTATCTCCAGACCTCCTGTCAGCTCCCTCCTATGCCGGATCTGGAGGTCCTGGCAAGATACGAAGACTATGAGAAGGACTCCAATACGGACGACAGCCATTTGAAGACGACCACTCTGGGTATGACATACTATCTGAAAGGCAAGAACAGGATTACGGCAAATTATCTGATCAGGGATGCCGGTGAGAGTCCAATCGTCACTGCCCAGGAGACAGATGCAACCAGTTCCAGGATAGGAAATCTCTTTCTGGTCCAGGCCATTACCGTCTTTTAA
- a CDS encoding LysR family transcriptional regulator produces MKRSKPELKPFGKGRTPADTSVKRDGYELMGRIWIEGKDGTFLGYGRVILLERIKEYGSISEAAKSMNMSYRHAWELVDSINRQAREPLIETATGGKGGGGAKLTTAGERAVLAFRDLHARFKDFLEKEVTNVKA; encoded by the coding sequence ATGAAAAGATCAAAACCTGAATTAAAACCCTTTGGGAAGGGAAGAACTCCTGCAGATACCTCTGTTAAAAGAGATGGGTACGAGTTAATGGGGAGGATATGGATCGAGGGAAAGGACGGGACATTTCTCGGATATGGGAGGGTTATCCTGCTTGAAAGGATAAAAGAATACGGCTCCATCTCAGAGGCGGCGAAATCAATGAACATGTCCTACAGGCATGCATGGGAACTTGTTGATTCCATCAACAGGCAGGCAAGGGAGCCTCTTATTGAGACAGCCACAGGGGGCAAAGGAGGGGGAGGTGCTAAACTCACCACTGCAGGGGAGAGGGCGGTATTGGCATTCAGGGACCTGCATGCCAGATTCAAGGATTTCTTAGAGAAAGAGGTAACGAATGTTAAGGCATAA